Within the Oryzias melastigma strain HK-1 unplaced genomic scaffold, ASM292280v2 sc00345, whole genome shotgun sequence genome, the region AAATTGTCTTCCACTTCCTGTTACAGGCACATAGCTCCACATCACAATGCTCCCAACTCCGTGCTtcaatataagggttaaaaaacaaaactctgcaGTAGTACATttccctaaaataaaaaatatttgctcaagTCAAAGACAAAATAATCAACTTTAATGAAGCTTTAAAAGACAGCTAAAATGTTGAgtctttattttactgtaactcTCCACTAGGGctgctacgattagtcgactaatcgactaatcgactagtCGTTAGTTTATATtatttggagtcagagtgtagtaaagttataatggcattatccaagctttttggactattttggcatttattaagcttttttggctattttggagtttaggtaatatttcagctacatgctaggtgttttggctaatttagactttatcagtttttaggctaattccacatataactaatattttagacGGTTATccgcttcagtgttttcagctattagcttcagcaatttcagctactagcttcaatgatttcagcatcttcagctatcagcactaccatcttcagcgaccaaattcagcttacagcattcacactagcgttatcacaggtaatgctatgtatctaatttttagttatcttaaagctaatgatggttaggaCCATCagggctcccttgaaaaagagtttttaaatctcaatgggatccacccctggttaaataaaggttaagaagaagaaggatgtgtgctttatatccagtttgtatatgacccgattagtcgattaatcggaaAATAACCGACGATTAGTCggctattgaaataatcgtttgtggcagtacTACTGTCTACATTGAACCTTCATCAGTACAGAAATCAAATGGAAACGTGTCAAAGAACCCCTTTGGTAAATGAAACACTAATCACAAGTAATCGATGTTTTTCtcgtttgtttatgttttaaaatggccataatgatgaagaaaatgctGCTTAATGACTGTGGGGTGGACTAATGCCAATTAACAAACCGGTTAAGACTAACtctgatgaagaaaagtttCAAGTTGAAAATAGAAGTTTATTTGAAAGGTTTTAGAGCAGCCAAACTCATATTTCTCTTTCCTGTTAGTGGGCGCGTGCACCAAAGCCTCCTTATGAAGCTGGTCACCCTCtcacgtttttttctttgttgtttaaaCCCTCGCGCGAACCCATTAGCATGCTAACGCGGACTAGCCGGCATTACGGTCGCTGTGAGGGGAGACTCGGAGAACCCAGCGTACCTCGGATCCCACCATGTAGAAATCCCCATCGTCTTCCAGCTGGAACTTGACCGGCTTCTGGCCGAACGTCTTACTGAGCGCTAGCTGCATCTTTGGGCTTTGGTTCTGCAGCTAACAACAGGCTCCTGCTTCCTGTTGCATTTGAAAGCGCAGGAAGACGGTGGGAAATCAGCGCTTCAGCTTTAAAACATACGAACACCGGCTATAAACAGGCATGTATTTAAGTTTCAAACgactaacagaaaaataaaataatacaagtaaCACTAAAGCTGTTTACACGTTTAAATTTAATAGTTAGTGCTGAAAAGGATGTTTCCGACTACAAAACTCTAATTTCCGAAGGTTTTGAACGTCGCATTAGACAAAGCTTCTTTACGTCAAAAGGGAGACATTTTTCCCTTAAAGCTCTTTAGCGCCccccataataataataaaataatgttatagACCTTAGGCACAAAGTTTGTTCAATGCCCACTTCTCTAattcaattaatcaaaaatactttttatattgTGTGAATATCAATGCTTGGCTGCAGTTTTACAGATTTATATcagaatttatatttataagaGTTTCAGCCTTTTCTCTCCTGTTCACCACTCCTACTCCGGCTTAGATTATCTGTTAGTCAGCAACTCCTCCATGAAAGATATTAGATGTTCAGATACATCCCATAGTTTTCAGTGATCATGCACCAGTTTCCATTACTACATCTAAGAACTTAtctaatttatcttttaaaagttGTAGGGTTGATATCTGCTTAAAGAGGAagatttctttaattatttttcattaattttattattattagcttTTTCATGTTGGACTTATAGATCGACCctggtaaaatatatatatatatatagtatctTCGATGGGaattgtggcattttcctgacaatggaggacatttataaagacaaGTATTCACATTTTTCCCCtttgatccatccacttgtagaaaaaCATCCACGTATGTCTTCATTTCATCGAGCATTCTGGATACAAAATTGCTCAccacttttgttgcactgctaatgatGGAGGTTTGTTGGGGTTGTAATCTAGTGGGAAACcacgtaaacagatggatggcaGGAAGTTAATTACAttcatcagcatttttttacatatatatatttttaaaatactctaTTCTAATAAATACTATGCGATCCAACAATCAAAGCATTGCCTATACTCACTTTATCCCTTCACCatcacaaggttgctggagcctatcccagcaactGCTGGGAGCAGATAGGTACaaaagtgtatttgtgtgtgtattttttcctgttttcatttgaattcaccgtttcattttttgtctaaGCTAAGTTGGTCTTTTcaggtattttttaaaatcattttcgCTGCTTTACTGCATCATTGCTTTCCCTCTTGTGTTTGCAGGAACCAATCCCAGCAGttgttgggcaaaggcagggtatGCCGATAAACTGACCCCAGTTCCTCACAGCTACCAGTCGGGGGTGCTCCTTGTCCTTACAAACcatggctgggataggctccagcaaccctgtgaccctgaaggGAATAAGTGGGTTTGGAAAGTGAAATGATAAATGGAAATTTTGTGGTGAGCCAATGGTGGGGTGGTGGGTCTGCTCTCTGGAAAATTGCTGGGCCAACCTTTTATTTATGCTCCTCCCCCAATGCAATTACATTCATCAGTGTCACTTGCTTTGTATATATTAAAATACTCTATTTTAATAATTACTATGTCATCCAACTAccaaaactttgcatttgtgatcttgtttttgaagtttattcttattttattttgcttcaaagTATGCTGTGTTTTTGGTCATCAGTAAATGagtgtttcatgtttttgtacagtCCTTTGAGGCTCTGTTTTGTCTTACATTATAAGTTGTTCCTATTTTAGGTTTGATTATAGAAAATTctgttaatttattaatttttaaaaccaaattttatATACATAAATGTAAAGCAAGAAATGTAAAgctatcttttatttattacagaattttagcaaatttataACATTCTGAAAATGATTCATATGCCCAAAGCGTGCCATAAAACGGAACTTTGTATTTCCCTGCTTGATTGCTGTtactttgtgtaaaaatgtaatagtcattgctttattttggatgcatttttctgtaaatgtgtttataataaagttttttgttaaatctcTTTGGCGCCCCCTAGTGATGGAAAGTAGAGTCACAATCACGTGAGCAGTTTGATGGCGTATTTTGactcaatttaaaaattgatgcaagtaaaaaacatcacaaaacaaatgaacaaatagaTGAGAATATATGATTAAATGAAACCAAGCCCATGTGAAAGGAAGAATCACTGGATCCAATTCAATATGGAAAAccaattaaataaacaatttataaaataaatataaagcaaaCTCAAAGTTGTCTATAAAACCCATGTGAAACTGCACTTATGTGACTTAAGTAATCAAAAGTTACCATTGTTATTCACTGCTGGGATATATTACCAACTATTTACCCAAACTTTATAATATTCTGTTCAAACATAACGTCCAGAGCAGGTGAGGTGCAGCTTGGTAACAGACGCAGAATAACTGAAACGTTGGATGAATTAAATATAATGTAAAGATGAAACTAAAGCAACATTTGCAACACACATTTATTctcttaaaaagtaaaaataaaaaaatgcacttgCCATCTGAACAAGTTCCTTTTTATATTTGGaggctctttttttctttccttttttttttaaatatatttgtatgtgcACATCTTGTAAGGATCTGAAGACAAACATCACCTGAGCCAGCAACTCATTGTCCACAGTTTGTTCATGGTCCAAAGCTTGTGTTCTTGTAGAACCAAACTCAGAGCGATGATCTGGTACCAAGACGAGCTTCCATTCACACAAAGATCAGACCACTAACTTTTGGCTGTTCAGCATTCTTCATCCAGAACTGAAACACATAGCAGAAAAGACCACATTCGCCTCCCTTCATTTCTGTGAAAGTCCTTTGAAGGTTTCAGGAATTGGGCGCCATTTCAGAAGGGTTATCCTCCGAGGCGCTGTCCTTCTCCCCAGGCAAAACCTCCAGGCCGCTCCTCAGGCAGCGGGTTGTAGTTGGCATCTTCCTCTGGAGTGTCGAACAGCATTtttctacacaaacacacaaaaagtgataaattaccacacaaacaaaagcacgAGTGTGACTGCAAAGGCATTCTCACATGATGGATGGGGTCCGGAGCCACCTCCCACCACCTGGCTGGTTGGGAAAAACATCTTCTAGGAAAAAGTACACGTGGCCCACCGCAATCcctgaaagacatttttatttaatcgaTGAAAAGATGTAACGTTTCTGTTTTCAATACAGATTAATAACCATTTCTACCTAAAAGATCCACGATGATGGAGTTTCCGAGCAGAAGGGAGAACCCCATCAGCACCCAGGGCAAGAACGGAGCCTGGAAGTTGAGCAGGCCGAAAAAGTTCATGCGGACGTTGGGATTCCTTCGACTCCACACGTAAACTAGCATTATGGTGAAGGCTTGTCCCAGGAAGACCAGATTCACAAACGTGCCAAAAATCTAAACGCTCGTCAAGGAAACTCGGTGGTCCTGATGCTGGCGTGAACTGCAGTGAAGTGCTGCTCTCAAGATGATGACACACATTCACTCAAACGAAATCAAAACATGTGATCCCCCAAAAGAtcaaaaattagtcaaaaacgttaaaaatattaggtaaactccaaagtttttgaaaattacaataaaagataaaaacataccCTATGAATAtattaaaggtttgttgctaatccacttaaaattttgaaatttgaagacgttCTCATTTGTTTCCTGTggtgcatattttgctcaatttttcaaaaaaaatgacgtttatgaatatcaaaaatacaagtaGTAATGTCctaaacaagctgaacgtttatATACAGAGATTGCTGAAATCGTTgtatgtgtgattgagtttctaCGTGccaaaaacgtacagaaaggagcaggaggatcactatagtgtgaatgtttactaagTATTCATAACACAACACATTTTTGAGAGCTGTGTCTCACAGAAAATCAACTGGAGGTCACTGAGCTCAACCAAAATCCATATTTAAAGTGCAACAGATTATACAGCTTTTGGAATAAACTTGAAGATTTTAAATTATGGTTAAAACATATtgtaaaggtttaaaaaaattacctctgatttcattttgattgggtaattttacacatttctggctgagttgcagcacaaaaataattttttttgagtcactgctgacatcacactacaTTGTTTGCACTGAGATcctcctcttttattttgaaaagatgtcATGTAACctctgtaaaaacatttttttatatttacaattttttgtgttcatatttTCTGCCAATAACtgttcaaatatgtattttatttatttataagtaagattcataaatgttaaagtgttaaaggttgcagatcccgGATCTACGTAAAAGATCAACTTAACTTGAATTTATCTTAAATGCTAGAGGGTTACTCATAACAAACATGGTGGATggtttatgtattatttttgacaccaaacttataaaaaaatctttttttttgtaatctttgcTTCAGGGAGGATACAGTCATCAGAAGGCCGCCGAAGAGGAACATGAAGACGAAGTCAGCCGTCCGTCCCCTGAAGGAGCCCTCCTCCAGCATCCGGCAGTATCTGTAGCTGACGGCAGACTGTTAAGGATCCTGCACACAGTCTTCCACATTTAGCATCTGTTGAATGAATGCAAGCAGCAGCATGCCCGGTGTTAAGCTGACATCAGGAAGTCATTGACTGTAACGGGAGTGAATGAGTGCTACTCGATCAAAAGAagtaaaaagttcatttttcaaACGATAAAAACACTTAGTTACCTCTGATGATCTCTGTTAAAGTGAGTCACTAAACTGTCTGAAACTGAAACATGCAAAACGCTTCTGTTCAACCAAAAAGGATACAGAAAAATCATATTAAACAGGAAATTGAAGCCAACTGGaccaaaaaacaggaagttcgTTATTAGTCGCCATAcctagaacaaaaaaaaagaaaaagaaaaagcaaaggaCATCCGTCTGTAAACTGCATGGAACAAAAGGAGCAGACGGCGTGCAGAGGGCGATCCTGAGCGTCGGCCGGCTCACCTGGTAATTCCTCAGAATCAAATCGGGATTGAAGTAGAGCTGAAAAGGTGTGATGATCTCCAGTTGCTgcggcaggaaaaaaaaacgtgggTCACACAGGTTTGCAAAACAGTTCAACTCTTGAATGTTGTTTTCTATATCTACTGGGATTAAACGGTTCACTTTCACCACGATTcagtttgaaatattaaaagttacattgcaaaacaatacaaaaaattcagaaaaatattttctttaaatttgcaaAGAAGCAAGGATGAAGAAAACCCTGGAGTTGGCTCTTACTAAGCGACCAGAGGTGTGAGCCTGCCAAAActccccatcatccctttgtttactcactctcccactagcttacagcccctcacacacccAACCGAAcattattgaaacaaaaatctCGAGCAATATTGTAGCTGTCCAGTtgaacagttctgatccagattccagctcggacgagaaaaacaaagatgttcatggatctgtctGTCTGCACGTCGATGATGATGCTCGCTGTAGTAATTTATacgtaacaactacaagcttttttcgaCAACATTTTATCGTCTGTTcctgtttcacaacaatttcaattaagaaatacttagaaatgcaatttaaagcatAATCTTATTTACATATaacacaagaacaagttaaaaaccggaaaaactcaatttttatcaGATTGTGTGAGTTTGAAACAAATATAAGAGTGTGGCAAACACTTTTACTAAGTCAAATTACTCTGAAAACTCaaactaaaagaaataaaatatcacttttaGTAGACTTCTTTTAATTTGACATACAATCATAATAACAGTCGTgctgataaataaaattttaagacATGCggcaataaaacaacattttttaaatcccaattggagaaaaagttaacattctcaaacacttttttaaaattccacCTGCACTTTTGCTTATTTTCTTAAGCTTTCTGTTTCAACACCGTTTCCTGGCATGTGAAATGTGCTTCTTAAGTGGGCAGAAAAGTCAGATTAAGTCATTGTCGTGGCTGTTTCAGCAAAAGTGTTGCTGCACAAATGTGTCCAAAGTTTATCAATGGtataacttttaacagataCACTTCTGTGTTTGTCAAACACTGTCTTTGATTAGAATACAGCAAGAAGTTTCAGTggtttaaaataagatttgtcCAAATTGTTCCACAGGTGCTGGCGGCCCTGAAGAGCGGTTCAACTGGAGGGctgccagtccatcacaggacCTCTGACAGAAAGCTTTCCCATCATGCAGTTCTCCTCCAGGGAAACTGAAATCATTCGATCTGAAGTGGATTGAAGAATGGCGCCCGACTCAGCCTGCAGTCCCAAGCCGACTATCACAGCTGGAAGGATTTGGGATGAAGTCTTTTCCTTCCTACCGCAGGGAAAGTCAGGTTGCTCCATGTTGCATCACCTGATCCACACtgtaattttcactttttttttttttaagtggcaCCGGTTTTCCTTCTCACCCTCTGTATTGATGCTTAACTGTTTAGGGATCAGCATCAATGTGTCCTAGTGATGCTGAAACACAAACCTCACCTCAGACACCAACGTGAAGCTGACATGAGGACAAGTTGAAGccacatttctaataaaaaaaagggggggtcGCCACATCCCaccctttattttgaagtttggcgcTGGCTTCCTGTCATCCCAACAGGACACTAGAAAGGGAACCAGTAAGTTCTAACTGTTAACTGTTTTGAACTGGACTGAAACCAGGGGAAGATGGGACTTAACCCGGGTTTTAGGGGGCACACCTCTTCCCCCAGTCTGCGCCTTCACCCCCCCGAACACGAACAACCGTGCCAACGCAACATGACTGACCAGAATGATCCTAAAACGACCGTATGACACCTAAACCACCACCGCAGGATGGCCCCGTTTCCATGTTTCTATGACGGGGGCAGAGCTGGATATCATGACAACAGGGCTCCCTGACAGAGCGGCTGGACCCGGACCGGTACCGTATCCCCCCGGTACCGAGCCACGGAGATCCCCGAGCGGGTCTTACCACTGCAGCAGTCGTGAGGACGCAGGCCGTGGTGTAAGCTCTGGTGACGACAGGAATCTGTAAATACTCCTGCTGCAGGGTCTGGTAAGCCATCTTGGACAGACTGAGCGCTTCCGGCACGGCGCTGACACGTCATTCTACACCGTGAGGCGTTCAAGAACGTAGGACAAAAAACGTAACATttggttttcattgttttgaacacaaacatcgcgatgctttcttttttatttatatatttttatccgTGGCTAAATTTCAAATTCGGAAAAGTACACTTTTACACTTTACTTTTATTgataaattgttttgtttttttttattttcttttttttctttatttgtgagTTTTTGATTCGGTTGTTATTGAATTATGAGCATTTTTATTAGGAAGATTTGTAGAATTTCtctgttattatttttctattaaaaaaacaattatctcTGTTGATTGTAAATTCCAAactatttattgatttgtttaaggaataataaaaaggcaggattattattccagaataaatcaacttaaacctttcataactttcaatattttactctccataaaaatgtattttgtcaaaattattcaagatataattacccagagggccggatccggccccaggccttgactttgacacacgtgatcTAACAGATTGTTCCAATCAAACATGATCCACTTTGGGATTTTGGAACATGAATAATCCAAACACTTTTCCTCGCACTTCGTTCTGCCAGCTTGGAAATCAGTAATCCttgggtgtatcctgcctttccccaatagtagctgggataggctccaacaacTCTATTACCTTGAGCTGGAATAAGTAAATGGATACCAAAAAATTCAGATGTATTTGAACTCAACTTTCCAATTATTTTACAGCTGAGGCTCATCTGATGACTCTGAGAACACAATGAGGCTGCATTTACACTTGCAGCCAAGAGGCAGATATTGTGTTGCTTGGTCCATAAATCTCAGGAATTTTGGTAAAGAGAGAGGACTTTGGTCTGATCCTCTTTGACCGAGTATGACAGATTCATAAACTAccaataaacatttcaaaatgaaagaccaTCATTTTGCCAAACGGAAAGTCTAGTCTaaacatattttgatctgtttttagccaaaaaaatacgtttttcctaggacatagtttctgcagagcagcaggagtgtttaattaatttgtctctgagttttgggcgggACTGCTGTCATGGagttcccatcattcctttgtttccACACTCTCCTGTGAGTTTATAGCCCCTGAAAACGCCAACCTAACATCactggtgtaacaaaaatggtaaCCAATGTCGGAGCAATCCAGCAggacagttttgatccagattccagctcagatgaggaaagcaAAGAAATTCATCGAcctatttgtctccaagtggatgcatcagaatagagagagtttgtattttttatgcaacaaattCAATCTTTATCAAATTCACAACggtgtgaaaaaaagaaatagtcagaaatgcagaaaaaaggcacaaaaacacgattaaaacaccaaaaacctcGATTTTTAaaggagtgtgtctttaaagcaCAAAgtaagcaaaacaaataaaagcgcAAAATCTTCATTGAGTCAAATTAATAAGGAAAAACTCAGGTagattttttgtgtatttttttcatcattggtTAACTATTGCAACAGTCAGTGCTGGTAAATATTAAACACTTTTAGTTATAGTGGAGCTGCTTCATGAACCCAGCCACactaaaaaaattctaattttacaTTCACAAACCCTTTATTTAGTATCAGATGCcctttttcttgtttccttaaactttttttctattgtttgaatataattttcatcagagtgggtctgtgTGCATAAACTAATCACAGAAGAGAATGTGGAGTTTCAATAAACTCCTTTAATACAGATGGTGCTATTTATGTGGCTTCTTTCCCCATTCCTTATGAATACTTCTCTATAAAAGAATGCGGtttgaatcataaaaaaatctttattcatCACTTAGATAACATACAGTAAagaataagaaacattttttttaaatcacaggtctacaacctgcagctcaTGAGCCACTTGTGgatcttttacctctccatagtgAATctctgactaaataaaaataaaataatagtatttgtttcaagtaagggttactaaattagcctttattttatttagattagttaagttCATAAATTTATGTCTGAGATGCACCTCGAAGATATACTATGTACAGGCTTTTTTACATCCCCGATGACTTGAAGAGGTCAAGGAGAAAAAGTTTGATCCTTTGTTATTTTATTCTAGAGATGATCTGGTCTAGCACAaggctcttttattttgaaaggaaatcattaAATCctctgtcaaacataaaaaacaatttcacattttgagaaaatgcttgtttcttatgtttctatttttattcataccACAAATgaagcataattcatatttattatgaaaaaaatagattataatGAATACACAAAATACGACTTTGTGACTCCTACTAagagaaaacgagcccaaatggttcttttactgtgaaagggtACAGACCCTTGGTCTAAGgaggcttaaaaaactgaaataaaataacttttatgtgGATCTCAAAAGCTGAAACAGCTCAGAGTGTAATTTTGGAGTTTgataaatttagtttaattgttAATAAAATCGTGAGATTTATCAGACAGAATTGTGAAGATAGATTATTATCATaatcaataaaatcaaacagaatGTTTTTCTAAGGAAGAACCGAGGATAAAGTTGAGTCGATAATTTCACCTGTCAGCATTTTCCTCCAGTGGAGGCCACAACACACACttttcactgatttgcacatTAGGTTTGGCTGACGTGTTTCCTGACACCTCCCTgcattttatccgggctggggacacGATTGTTTacgaaatttaaagttttttcgttttttttcctcGATCTTTTGGCTCGGACCTTCTATGACTCCTTCTATCTCCGGGTGCACCTGCGTCTGAACCACAGCCCTCCTCTGATTGGCTCTTCTCTCTTAGGGGCGGGATCTCCGTAAGAAGCTGGCCCGCTGATTGGACACCGGGGCTGTCCTTCAAAGCGGATGCGTCTACCTGCCACTTCCTGCTGGTCGTTGTTATTcaatttcacttttgtttttctgaaggcGTCGCGGAGCTTGTTGACGCGTCGGTGTCGTTGGGCTCGGTGGTTCGGTCGCCATGGCCCGGCTGGAGTCCAGATGAGGAACCAGCTCGGGTAGACGCCGCGTGAGCTTCTGCGTCTGGCGCTGTTATGGTTCCCCCAGCCGCGATGCTGTCCTCTGGATAAGCAGGACAACGGCGGCCGGGAAGGACTGACCGCAGGAACGGTAAGCAGCCCCGCGGGCGGGAGGATGCGGGCCCGGCTCCTCGGCTTCATTACGGAGGGGGGAAGAATGTCACGAGCGCGCGTCTGCTGTGGACGCGGTGTGCGCACGGACGTGCGTGACATTGGCGTTTTGTTGGGTGTTGTTGCGGGGTTCTGCAGGGCTGCTGCAGCTgcgcccatccatccatccatccgtccatcctcTCATCCAGCCTCGCGGGGCCTTCCAGAAATCCAGCATCAGACTAGATCTGTTGGTGCTGCTATTGATCGTGATCAATGGATTAAGAACAAACAGGATGGTGGTACGCAAccattagttttaattttatggaTATGCGCTTTAATCTTTGAGGTTCAAGGGGGtgtgggtctccctgtgccagtccccagcccggatataATGTTGGGTCAGGAAGAGCATCTCTCTGCCAGACCAGTGAAAACTGATGCTGAGGTGACAGCCACAAAATGAACATTACAGTCGGTGCACAGACCAGAAGACGTAGTTCATTGTTgtgtttctaaatttgttttccATGTTACTCTTTGGGAATTTGATGTGGATGAAACGTTGGACACAAAATAGCATGAAGTCAAATGTATTCCAGCGCCTGACTGAATTTGTTAATCAAACACTTCAAAACATTGATCCCATTGCATTGATCTACAAtgtagattatttttaaaaagtaaaagtacattttaagcttatttattaacatttgaACCTTTATAGTTCCGTACACATCACTTCCATCTCAAAATGTGCTCACTTTCTGTGTAAACAATAAGAAGTTGCCTTAAAGACCTATGAAAATAGtgcttttaacttgttcttgtggcatttttcttgaTAATGAaagacatatgtaaagaaaattaagcttaaaattgcatttctgagtattttttaattcattgtgaatcaggagcagatgaagaaaacactATTTGAAatagcttgtagctgtgacaatCAAGCTATGACTaaccacaagctctctgctcagctccattctgattagggctgccacgattagtcgaccaatcgacGACAAACCAACTAGTAAAATAGTCgccgactaatttaatagtcaattagtcattactttatattatatggagtcagagtgtagtaaggTTGAAAGTTATTATCGCATTATGCTAgcttctttgagtttttttacatttattaatatttttgcgctattttggagtttagctaatatttcagctacatgctagctgttttggctaaattacatttttttcagtttttaggctaatttggcatttaactaatattttagctggttatcagcgaGGGCTCATACCTTAAAATCATATTAGataaataagaaggcccaataccgtaaaaacatttataaaccaataaaataattttaaaatcaattctgaaacaacaaacaacaaatacatCATGTCTATTTCACtgcaacacatttatttaagtaaaattaactgtaacttaaattaaactccaaatgacCCACGTCTGCATAAGAGACGGGTGGTGCAGCGGTTAACCTCTGATGGGAAGATTGAAGGTTCAATTCCCGTCTTGCCAGCCCATGTATCAAAGTGACCTTGGGAAAGACACTGGACCCCACGCTGCCTCtgatggaagg harbors:
- the derl2 gene encoding derlin-2 — encoded protein: MAYQTLQQEYLQIPVVTRAYTTACVLTTAAVQLEIITPFQLYFNPDLILRNYQVWRLITNFLFFGPVGFNFLFNMIFLYRYCRMLEEGSFRGRTADFVFMFLFGGLLMTIFGTFVNLVFLGQAFTIMLVYVWSRRNPNVRMNFFGLLNFQAPFLPWVLMGFSLLLGNSIIVDLLGIAVGHVYFFLEDVFPNQPGGGRWLRTPSIIKMLFDTPEEDANYNPLPEERPGGFAWGEGQRLGG